Part of the Vigna angularis cultivar LongXiaoDou No.4 chromosome 1, ASM1680809v1, whole genome shotgun sequence genome, TGTCTGAATGTTCGTTTAGTTGATTGAGAGTTTGATGCATGATGGTTCATATGAATGTATggaatgaacgttcgtttattggatgagatgaaatgaaatatgaaacTTATATGATATGTGCTGTATgagatatgaaaatttattatgataggaattttataaagttctgaagttataagttaagaaaaatgagTCTGAATGTAAAAGATTCTGTATATGAGATTTCACTATGATAaagtacgttcgtcactgaatggtcattgaccgttcggttttcctagTAAACCTAGTTGAAAtgagattctttcatttggagagaatcctagtgtaggacgagcgtcttcgtgtggtaatactatgcttgagcgttcggccaagcatagtggGGCCTGAATCTAATGTGATAAAcctaatatatgtatatgtactTGTATATTCTCGTTGTTCGTAAACACCACTTCAATAGtaacttaatataattatcaacccttttattataagtttattagTGCTCGGTTTCACACCTAGCGCTCGTAaggagtagtgctcggtcttataccaagcgctcgtatcCCCTTTCTTGTATAATCAATCTTgatgaaatagcgttcgtccaaattatcaGTAACCTATTCTTACCATGCCTTGTCACTGACTAGCATTCGGTTTCTGTATATGAATGATTCTAAATATGGTCATTTAACGTTCTGACATGTCTACCTTCATTGGATCCGGCCTTGAGCCCTGTACTTAAATTATTGCTTGAGTATGGGTTTGAATTCACgggagtcagttcatttaactgatttaCTATGTAAATCACGTTCGTCATTTATGGTATATTGTTGTACTCGAGCTATTCTCAAATCTAAAAGTAATTCTCTTGGTCTTATTCCATTTTGGAACGAGAGATTTTATCGATCTCGTTTCCATCGTTCGttctcgttatgaagagggcggaacgttcgttattttatatgtttagaaaggatgatgaaaatgacaCCTAAGTGAAAGGTTATAAAGgatgaagagtatatgagatgaatgtaagattgtggatttgaacgagcgttccggggaggaacgactcttgaatgtatattgaaatttggtaaagtatgaatgtggcaatgcttagctggcggttcatcctgatgttccgtgagtactcgtcctcacgtagaggagggtaaaTCATGTGTGgtaacgacaggaggtcctagtccttaggggtactttggacggaacggactaaccttgggtGATATctgatgagaattccagttactacatcacccgggtgcacgaacgttgtagctacacagaattcatacagtccggacggtcagtctagtagTAGGCATTGTTTGTATAAATATGTTGAAATGTACTTGATGTGTTTGAATTGATAAACGTATGATAttttcttgaattaaattacataagcttaccctgcgttttccTTATGTTGTCttgttgtacgtccgtcttgtttTGCAaagatcatccgtgtggatgtgagcagatggaagcgcgctacttgaagaggcgctggaagaagaagattttGAAGACGCGAACCTCGTTGAAGTGGAAGTAAAcgccgaacagtaggacgttcggttgtAGTTAGTAGTTTAGCATgaagtgaccgttcggtcacttcCTTTCCCTTTTGTTATTTGACCGATCGGTAATTTGACTTTTGTAAGtcgttcggtcatgtttccCTTGAATCTTGTACAATTTACTTTTGGCAAAGctatgtaaggtcgttcggccaaaACCGTGCCCTTGTTTAGTATAAGACTGAAttggtttatcattaaatgtaattaattctattatatggtttttactgtatttttgggatgttacaatgtagcacatcaaaatatttattttttcttgaaaaccAAATTTCCATGTTTTTCGCATATTTAGCGATGAACGCACACAGTTTAATTTTGGTGTGGATTCAACAATATCAAACGTCACACAAAAAGTTGGAATTTGACTCCTTAAGGATCGAATTTTGACCTCCAATagtgaaatattttaatcaagATCCATCAaagacaaatgaaaaaaaagaaatatatcaaATCCTGCAAAAATTGAATTCTAAGAAACTTTCATaactaatgataaaaaaatagacTGAAAGTTCGATTTTCGAAAAGTGAAATTCTGACCCCTAAATGTTattctgaaaaataaatttgcaatgagttaatttgaaatttttttattaaagcaATATTAGTGGTGGAAAAAATATCTGAATGTGTGGCGCTGTCATTGCTTTTAGTGGGTGTTGTTGAATCAAAACCATGTGTCAGACAAAAGAAGGAAATCTTGTGTTGTATAATTTTTCTGGTTGATGATAATTGTGAGTTTCTCTTTTGTTTGATAACTGTCCCTGCTATTCAGCCAATTTCTGATGTCATTTTCTCTATTTAAGGGTTCCTttcatgtaataattttttagatatttcTTCCATTTCCTTGGATGGAGATTATCGGGCATAGGATCCCTTGAAAGTCTTTGACAATTACAGATTGTAACTGATAATTTACAAAGTAAATGCAAAGAATAGATGTTAGAtcacataattaaaaatgacaaaaataactATGTGTATTCatagataaaatttataactatTACTCGTAGAGATTCATTATTTATGGATAAAAAAtagtgaatattttaatatttacatatagGGTAGAGTATCATATTATtcatatcaatatatatttattaattacaaaaaaattaaaattaaaatttaatttatattttattaaattaaatttaattaaaattaatttatattttattaagttaaatttaattaaaattaaaattaaaattatatttatatttaatttatattatattttattttattttaaaaatttataaaatatattttttaaaatatcagcGATATACACGagtaattacaaattttaaaatatccataaatacttttaaatgaatatttaagGAATAATAAAACATGGATGAATTTTCTTTTACCATTAGATAACAAATAAGTATTATCCGACCTGAATCATAATTATCCTACGTATAACATATGCTATCATAGTTTAATTTGCAAAATAAtcagatgaaaaaaaagaagctaATCTTTATTACAATTTAAGACTATGATGCCTCCAAAATTATATCTCAGGTTTTCATTCAGGTCACATACTTCTTTATTagttcattatatttataaaaatatcttgaTGTAATATCCCAAAATTTCAATCATAAATATGTATATTGGTATATTTAGTTAATGagtttcttatatattttaaaagatttagttGATTGATTACATTGTAATTCAATCAATTGTGAATataatctaaattaaattaattaaggtaAGTTTTAGTTTCATATGTAATTAAATATgctattaatttataattaattatgtgtaAGTTATAACTATCTTTTATtgaaatcattaattatataataaattaaattatatatttttattcttttattcaaaGGAATAAGTTGCATGAAAACTAGAGCGGTTAAAAAGGGTCATCTGGTCCAGTCCACCATTGATTGGTCACTAGGCTTTCTTCATGAAtttggggagagtgattgaatggatttgagaggatttaaaaataaattttcttgtaatttatttgagtggatttggaggtaggtgagagtggatttagaattaaatttttttaatctatcacatcaatcaaattctacactaattatCACAAACAttgcttccaaattcattctcacttacctccaaattcattcaaataaacaacaaaaaaatttatcttcaaattcactcaatcactctctcccaaatccattcaagtgaacagaGGATTAGTGACCAATCCAAcacggctcatttattagcgagccaaaaaaattcGAATCCGGTTTAGCTCACCACGGGTTCGTGAGTTAAACGGGATGACTCATTGACTTATTtataattacaagttttttaaaaaaaagttacaattttttaattcaaatttgaataaatttcactctaaaataatcttaaactccaaaaacaattcaaaaataaaaaagtaacatataactcaaatgtaatccaaaaacaaactcaagaaagtaaataaataagtttataatattgataatttttgtgtcacttatccatttataagattagagtcttgaatgcataaatttataatgttttactctcttgaaacatcttttcttttatttatatttacaatacaataaaaaaaatggtaacaaataatattgaaataaaaaataaaaaataattaaattaaactaggtaGGTTGGTGAGCTAATCCGACTCACTGTGGGTTCAACCTAGGTGAACCGAATTCTAAGTTAGTCGAGTTAAAAATTGACTCGTATAAGTAATCGGATTCAACCAATGGTGCTAACCTatttaagtatataaaaaaattaacgtgTACGTTTAGGGAGTTGGGTGGTAGGGAGTTGAACCCCGCCAACACAACCCCTTTCAAAGATAAAGAGATGGCTCTACACCACACGGGGTCACTTGACGAACATCTTAAAATGCTCGTTCGGGTCAGTTGACCCATCGTACTTCTCGAACGTTGGAGGCATCCATCGCTCGGGCATGGGCGTCTCCATGATAGCTTGGGTAAATGGTAGCAGGTCAACCGTATGGACCATTTGTACCAAAGGAGCTTCATTGCTTACTGTTATGCTTCCTCCTGGACTGTCTTGTTTGCTCCCTTCACTTGCTTGTTCAGGTTCGACGGTCCAGGATCGCCCGACACGAAATGTTTGGCCCTTTTTTCCTAGCGAGTAATCGCGTTCTTGACTCTCAGTGTCGCTAATTCTTCTTCGTGTCTCCTTTGCAGCTCCTACATCTAGCATTGCATCTCTTTGATAAGCTTCAAAGGATCCTGCTAGTTGCTTGATTTTCCTAGCACAATTGTACTCATGTTCTTGGTGGTCATCATTGGGTTTTCTTCTGATTCCTCGGGCATCACGGTGGATACCAAAATATTTTTGGTTATAGGGTCGAGGTTACCTATAAAAAGTACTCTGATGTCAAAGTTAGTAAAGATGtgacaattttaataattaatgcgTAATAAATACAGTTACCTACCACTTTACCTgaaacatgtatttatagatttcagAATGAGTTTTGGATTATTGACAGTCAAATTGTGACCCAATTGATACAAATCATGTTTTGCTGTAAGTTAATTAGATATACTTGTCTTGAAGGGTGACCATTCGACCTACAGTTTACAAAAGTCCAATCTGGAGTAGTCACTAAGGTCATGTTTGTAGAGTGGTTAACTGTATAACCATTTGATCTTATGTTGATCGAGTAATTATACTGTATAACCACCAAAAGTGCAACAACAACACCAAAactagaataaaaataatattaagagaaggaaaataaatacaaaaagataaatACAAGAAGAGATAAatgagaaatgaaaagaaagataaacaataataaaaataaaaatgaacctTAAAAAAGACTGACTAtagaagaaaacacaaaattGTAGCGACAAAAAAAGAGTACAGAGACGTATGCAAcaaaatctttaacaaattataaaattcacaaatttatttttttcagacGAATATAGGCTTTGGGTCTAGGATAAACTAATGCTTATACCATGACTTGACATCCAGATAAAATCTTTTAAGATTATAgtgttattttaaaagtattttttcttttcaattttttaataatacaaactatttttaacaataattattataattataataataatatttttgtaatttatagaattgattttttttctagtatatataatttttttattatatatcaataataatatttatgattataatagtattatttatgtagttttaaataataattttaattttatcctaacatagtttttattatttatatttaattttatattatatatatttgtaaaaataaaatattaattatttaactttaccTATTAAAACACTTTTTAATCTATCGTACTAATAAGAAATTTTCATAAACTTCCtcttcaaattctttcattCATCAATTCAGATTTcttaaacaatataatttttttgaaaatataatagtcattcttttttaaattttcattccaatCCAAACATTGTCTTAACAATGACAAATGTGTAATGTACTTATTTTCATTAACAAgatggaagaaagagaagaaaataattcatattaagAAAAAGACAATAAAACTGAGAAATATAGAAAAGATTGCAACTAATTTAGTTAATGTAATAGaatatgttttataatatatttagaaaataatttttaaattaatattttgaaaataatttaaaattgaaaaattatttaaaatatagaattcaaataaagtttaattttttaaatgaaaagttattataaaattttaatagataaaaaattatattttaaaattaaattttttaaaattaattaattaacataaatagtaaatttgaaattaatttaatatatttagtttattatttcattataatataaatattaatattaacaaagtgttaaaataataataataatgcattatattaaaaatcattaattattataataaaatattattatatttacttcTTTCAAAGGACTGACTTATAAAGAAAAGCTTAAACAAATAAACgaagagaaaaaatagaaatccAATgaggaaaaaatattaaaaagtggaaaatgatgtaaaatttttgtaattatcttTTTCGTATAACTGTGAAAATTTACGAAGAAACAAGATTTCTCAATTATTACCAATTTTGTAATcgataataattgattatgtgttACATAATCGACTATATTATTTTtgctaaattaaaaataatctatgatattatatgtaattttttaaagcatgtcatattatttaaatcattcttaaaattttacaaacttatgtgatttttcttctttttagtagaacatatatttattttccccataaaaagttagaaaaaaataaagacataaacatttatgtcttcatttttttactttatattttttaaatttacgataaattatttaaaaaatacatattttccCCATataaagttagaaaaaaatgaagacatagatatttttaaaatttattataaattatttaaaaaatatattttttaaatatcttaatatatagataattgtttttatcacattatcaatcaaatttattataattgtttttatattctttaGTTTCTTCTCATttccaataatttattttattctatcgaataaattattacaagctttaattcatttctattttttgttaatataaacaactatattttgttttactttattaGCCTGTCTTTAATGTTTTCCCTTTGAGTTTTGACATCTCAATGAATCACGTGAACAGTGTGGGTAACTAAAGATACGGGaaagctccagagtttttatttaatgatattttattgtaaatttaataaatatttttaatttaaaaaacgatCTATATGTAGAAttgaatgtttttaaaaataaaattataatgtcCAGATCCAATGTCTCCATCAGTAGACACGTGTAAGAAAAACACCAATAGTTGTTGAGTTCCAGACTCTTCTGATTGGATTCTCAGTTAGATAAGGTACTTAACACTGAAGTCCAACTTGGTTGAGTATTATATTCAATGCGACCaaataccaaaaaataagatattttataaccATGTATACCGCTTGATTGATACCAACGTGTATAATCTTCACAATCTCAACCATACACATACTTcataatgaatttgatataGTGCATTTCTTTTCAGAGGAATAAcacaatataaaacatatttttatatcaatttgatacgtaataaaatgattataaaaatatagacttttatattttttaagaaagaaaaaaaaataaaagataataccACAGAAAggtaaaaaatttaagtgtatTTCTTTATATGATACGtgtctaataaaaaaaagagaaagcaTGAAAAGAATAGAAAGCAGTGTCCCCACCACGTGGcctcataaataataattgcGTACGAGAGAAGACTATGAACCACATATCTCTGAGCGCTGGTGCCTTTACTTACGCACTGGCTGCTACAGCTTGTTCACAATTCTTGAGTCCAACACATTCAGATGGCTGCAACACCAGAACTAGAGCATTCTAGGAAGGCTTTTGGATGGGCTGCTAGAGACAAATCTGGGGTTCTCTCCCCCTTCGACTTTACCAGAAGGTATTCATTTCAAGCTCTTCAATTCCTCAACTTTACAAGTAGTTCACGCTTCTGATGTTCTGTTTTCTAATGGTGCAGGGAGACAGGAGAGAAAGATGTAGCAATCAAAGTGTTATTCTGTGGTATATGCCACACTGACCTCCACGTTATTAGGAGTGACTGGGGTGAGTCCACTTATCCACTGATACCCGGGTAAGCCTCTTACTCTTTTTCACGTATATGTTTTAAACACTAGATGCTGTCTTAACTTTTACCTTCGATTTCTGAAACAAGAAACAGTTCTGGAAATTTGTTCATATAATCAATTTCTAGTgtgattttcaaaatatgaaataaaatgactAAGCTTTAACTCAAATTTTGAGGGTGCACACacagaaagaagaaacaagatTTTTTTGAAGTCACTGCAAGATAACCATGCAAAGtaagttatataaatataaaacgcCTAAGACAATAGATCTGCTGTTTAGACGAAGCCGTAGATATGCTAAACGGTAAGTTGGAAAACAAACACCTTTCATGCAGACTAGTTATTTGATAAATAGTTAGCTACCTTTTCAATAAAACatgttatttgttgtttatcATTGACAAGTTATTAGTGTTAATGATAGATTGAATTCTAATTTAAGCTCCAAAACGTAGGCACGAGATTGCCGGTGAAGTGATAGAGGTTGGAAGCAAGGTACAGAAGCACAAGGTGGGAGATAGGGTGGGTGTGGGGTGCATGGTTAATTCCTGTAGGTCGTGCAAAAGCTGCGATGAGGATCTTGAGAATTACTGTTCAAAAACGATTCAGACTTATGGAGCGAAGGATCTTGATGGGAGCATCACACAAGGAGGCTACTCTGATCTGGTGGTTGTAGATGAACACTTTGTGATCAGCATTCCTGATAACCTACCTCTTGAGGCTGCTGGTCCTCTCTTATGTGCTGGGATCACAGTTTATAGCCCTCTCCGATATTTTGGAATTGACAAACCAGGCCTGCATGTGGG contains:
- the LOC108323871 gene encoding probable mannitol dehydrogenase; this encodes MAATPELEHSRKAFGWAARDKSGVLSPFDFTRRETGEKDVAIKVLFCGICHTDLHVIRSDWGESTYPLIPGHEIAGEVIEVGSKVQKHKVGDRVGVGCMVNSCRSCKSCDEDLENYCSKTIQTYGAKDLDGSITQGGYSDLVVVDEHFVISIPDNLPLEAAGPLLCAGITVYSPLRYFGIDKPGLHVGVVGLGGLGHMAVKFAKAFGAKVTVISTSPNKKKEAIEHLGADSFLVSRNPEELEAAKGTLDGIIDTVSAVHSLVPLVDLLKTGGKHVIVGLPDKPLELPIFPLLARKSVAASNIGGIKETQEMINYCAKHDIQPDIEIIPVDYVNTAMQRLVKADVKYRFVIDIGNTLKPSS